A region of the Massilia sp. erpn genome:
CCGAACTGCTGATGGCCACGCGCCTGAGCGAGGAACAGCGCCACTACACCAGCATGGTCAAGCGCTCCGGCGAGCATCTGCTGGTGATCATCAACGATATCCTGGACTTCTCCAAGATCGAGGCGGGCAAGCTGACGGTGGAGTACATCCATTTCAACTTCCGCGAGCTGCTGGACGATATCGATTACGTGTTTTCGCCGCAGGCGCAGGCCAAGGGCCTGGACCTGCATTTCGAGATCGCCAACGATATCCCGATTGCCATCTGCGGCGATCCAAACCGGCTGCGCCAGGTGATCGTCAACCTGATGGGCAATGCCATCAAGTTCACCGACAAGGGCCGCATCCAGCTCAAGGTCTATGTCACCGGCGAGGATGCGCAGACGGTGCGCATGCGCTTCGAGGTGCACGATACCGGCGTCGGTGTGGCGCGCGAGGCGCGCAGCCGCATCTTCGATTCCTTCTCCCAGGCCGATGGCTCGACCACGCGCAAGCACGGCGGCACCGGCCTGGGTCTGGCGATTTCGCGCCAGCTGGTGGAGTTGATGGGCGGGCAGATCGGCGTCGACAACGCGCTCACGCAGGGTTCGGTCTTCTGGTTCACCGTGCAGTTCGACAAGCGCCGTGTCGATGGCGACGAATCCGGCTTCAGCCAGAAAAGCAAGGGCTTGCGCGCGCTGATCGCCGATCCGCATCCGGACAGCCGCGCCGTGCTCGAACGCTTGCTGGGGCGCTGGCATTTGCGCTGCGATAGCGCCGCCTCGGCGGCGGAGGCGCTACGCCTGCTGCACGCTGGCGCCAGCAGCGGTCAGCCTTACGATGCGGCCTTGCTGGATATGGATTTACCGGGCATCAGCGGGCTGGCGCTGGCGGCCGAGATCAAGGCCGATGCGGCGCTGTCCGGTGTGCGCCTGCTGCTGCTCAGCACCGAGCGCTGTGCGGCCGACACGGTGCAGCGGCGCGAGGCCGGCGTGGCCTTCCAGCTGATCAAGCCGGCGCGCGACTGCGATCTGTATGAGTGCCTGGTGACGCCGGCCCGCAGCGGAGAAGGCGCGCGGCCGATGGCGGCGCTGGCGCCCGCAGGGGCGCGGCTGCCGCGCATCAAGCGTCCGCTGCGCGTGCTGCTGGCCGAGGACAATCCGGTCAATGTCGAAGTGGCGCTGGCCATGCTGAACAGCCTGGGACTGGAAACCATTTGCGCCGTCAATGGCGAAGAGGCCCTGGCCGCGGTGGGCGCCGGACATTTCGATCTGCTGCTGATGGACTGCCAGATGCCGGTGATGGATGGCATGGCCGCCACCAAGGAAATCCGTCGCCGCGAAAAGCAGAGCGGCCATGCCCGCCACCTGCCGGTTATCGCCATCACGGCCAATGCCTTGCAGGGCGACCGCGAAAACTGCCTGGCTGCGGGCATGGACGATTACCTGAGCAAGCCTTTCAGCCGCCAGGCGCTGGCCGATACCCTGTCACGCTGGATCGCCCTGCCACGCGCCGCCAGCATGCATCATGGCGATCTGGCGCCGCCGGAAAAGCCCGCAGCGGCGCAAACTGCACCGCCGCCAGCCGCCGCGCCGGCAGCAGCGGCGCTGAACCGCCACGCGCTGGAGGCCATCCGCGCCCTCAGCGCCGACGGCGAGGCACTGCTGCAGCGCGTGATCCACGCCTATGTGGATGACACGCCCGCCCATCTGCAAACCCTGCGCGAGGCCATCGCCAGTCTGAATACGGGCGGTATCCGCAAGGCCGCGCACAGCCTGAAATCGAGTAGCGCCAATGTCGGCGCCGATGTCCTGGCCCGGCTATGCAAGGAAATGGAATTGCTGGGCCGTGCCGATTCCACCGAAGGCGCGGACAAACTGTTGACCAATATGGAGCGCGAGTTCCAGACGGTGCGTCATTCCTTGAGTGCCATCCTAGAGAAGGAAACCTGATATGGGCACACTACATTCCCCCAAACGCGGCACCGTGCTGGTGGCTGACGACGATCCCGTCATGCGCCTGCTGATGCTGGAAATGCTGGCGCAGGTCGGCCTGAATGCGGTGGAGGCGGCGGATGGCACGGCGGCCCTGTCCTGCTTCCGCCAGATGTGTCCCGATCTGGTATTGCTCGATGTGGACATGCCGGGCCTCGATGGCTTTGCCGTTTGCCGCGAGATCCGCAAGATGGAGCATGGCGCCACGGTTCCCATCATCATGGTCACAGGCGGCGACGATCTGGAAGCGGTGACACAGGCCTACGAGGTGGGCGCAACGGATTTCATCTCCAAGCCGATCAACTGGCCCATCCTCGGCCACCGCGTGCTGTATGTGCTGCGCGCCAGCGATGCCATCGCCCGCCTGCGCATCGCCGACGCCCACAACCGCGCCGTGCTGGCGGCGATTCCCGATACTTTCTTCCGCCTCAGTCCCGAGGGCTTTTATCTGGACTACGAGCAGGGCCATGGTCCCGGCGCCACCCTGTCGGAAACGCGCTGCGTGGGCCGTCATATCAGCGAGGTGCTGCCCGCGCCCATCGCCCAGCATCTGATGCGCGAACTGGAATGCGTGCTCGACACCCACGATATCCGCTCCGTGGACTACGAGCTGTTCAACGGCGGCGTGCTGCACCACTTCGAGGCGCGCCTGGTCAACACCGGCGCCGGCGAGGTGCTGGGACTGGTGCGCGATATCAGCGAGCGCAAACGCACGGAGGACCAGATCCGCCGCCTCGCCTATTGCGACAGCCTGACCGGCATTCCCAACCGCCAGGCCTTTCTCGAATCGCTGGAGCATGAGCTGCAGCGCTCGCGCGCCGGCGGATGCAAGTTCGCCGTGCTGTTCATGGACCTGGATTCCTTCAAGCGCATCAACGATACCCTGGGCCACAATGTGGGCGACCTGCTGCTGCAAGCCGTCTCCGAGCGCCTGCATGAAACCATCCGCCCCGGCGACACGGTCTCCCTGGTCGGCCATGGCAGCCTGGCGCGCCTGGGCGGCGACGAATTCACCATCCTGATCCCCGATCTGCAGCAGGTCGAGGACGCGCTGCATGTGGCGCAGCGCGTGAAGGACGCCATGCGCCGCCCCTTCCAGCTCGACGGGCATGAAATCTTCGTCACCGCCAGCATCGGCATCTCGCTGTATCCGCAGGACGGCGAGGACAGCAGCTCCCTGCTCAAGTACGCCGACACCGCCATGTACCACGCCAAGAACTGCGGCAAGGACAATGCGAAGCTGTACAGTTCTTCGCTGACGATGCAGATCATGAGTCATGTGAAGCTGGAGGTCGGCCTGCGCAAGGCCTTGCAGAACAACGAGCTGTATCTGCTGTACCAACCCCAGGTCGACGTGCCGAGCGCCCAGCTGGTGGGTGTGGAGGCGCTGGTGCGCTGGCGCCATCCCGAGCATGGCGTGATTCCGCCCAATGAGTTCATTCCGCTGGCCGAGGAAACGGGCCTTATCGTGCCGATCGGCGAGTGGGTGCTGCGCACCGCCTGCAAGCAGGCGCGCGCCTGGCAGCAGGCCTGCCAGCGGCCGGTGCGCATGGCGGTCAACCTCTCGGCCAAGCAGTTCAAGGATGAAAACCTGAGCCAGATCGTGGTCTCGGCCCTGCACGACACGGGCCTGGAGCCGCGCCTGCTGGAGCTGGAGCTGACCGAAGGCACGCTGATGGACGACGCGCGCGCCACCATGGCCACGCTGGATCAGTTGCGCGGCATTGGAGTCTATCTGTCGATCGACGATTTCGGCACTGGCTATTCATCCATGAGTTACCTGAAACGCTTCGACGTGCGCGCGCTCAAGATCGACAAGAGCTTCATCAGCGGCTTGCCGCAGGATTCGGAGAATGCCGCCATCACGCGCGCCATCATCGCCATGGCGCATGGCCTGAAAATGGTGGTGGTGGCGGAAGGCGTGGAAACCAATGCCCAGCTTCACTTGCTGGAGCAGTATGGCTGCGATCTGGTGCAGGGATTTTTCCTCGGCCATCCATCGCCGCAGGAATCGATTGCGCAGATGCTCAACCGGCAGCGCCTGTTGAGCGTTCCGCGGTCCGGCACCTAGGTGCTGCGCCGGTCCAGCATGGCGCGGGCGATGGTGCCCGCATCCACATATTCGAGTTCGCCGCCGACCGGCACGCCGCGCGCCAGGCGGCTTACCTGCAGGCCGCGCGCCTTCAGCATCTCGCTGATGTAGTGGGCCGTGGCTTCGCCCTCGTTGGTGAAATTCGTCGCCAGCACCACCTCGTTCACCACGCCGTCGCTGGCGCGCGCCAGCAGCTTTTCCAGGTGGATGTCCTTGGGGCCGATGCCGTCCAGCGGCGACAGGCGGCCCATCAGCACGAAGTACAGGCCTTTGTAGGTCAAGGTCTGCTCGATCATCATCTGGTCGGCCGGGGTTTCGACCACGCACAGCAGGCGGCGATCGCGTTCCTCATCGATGCAGGTATCGCAGGTCTCGGTTTCGGTGAAGGTATTGCACAGGGCGCAGTGGTGCACCGCGTCCACCGCCTGGTACAGGGCGCGCGACAGCTGGGCCGCGCCTTCGCGGTCGTGCTGCAGCAGGTGGAAAGCCATGCGCTGCGCCGATTTCGGCCCAACGCCGGGCAGGCGGCGCAGCGCCTCCGTCAGGAATTCAAGCGATTTGGACATGGCTAACCCTGATGCTGGAACTGGCTCAGCGCCTCGGCCGCCATGGTGGAGACGAATTCCGTGATCGCGTAGCTGGCCACGCCCGCCTGCTTGAACGGGTCCAGCTCGAACACGGCTTCGATATCGGCCCGGCTGTCTGCCATGGCCAGGATGATGCCGCCGGTGCGCGGCACCATGCGGCCGGACAGCAGGAAGGTGCCGTTCGCATACTGTTCGCGCAAATACTCACGATGCGCGCCAAGCAGAGCATCGATCTCCGCGGCGGGCTTCAGGTAGGTCAGCGCGATGACAAACATGTTTAGAATGGCATCTTGAAACCGGCTGGCAGATTCATGCCGGCGGTCAGGCCGCTCATTTTCTCGGCGGCGGTGGCTTCGGCCTTGCGCACGGCGTCGTTGAAGGCGGCGGCCACCAGGTCTTCCAGCATGTCCTTGTCGTCGGCCAGCAGCGATGGGTCGATGGTGACGCGCTTCACATCGTTTTTGCAAGTCATGACGACTTTTACCAGGCCGGCGCCGGACTGGCCTTCGACCTCGATGCCGCCCAGCGATTCCTGGGCTTTCTTCATATTGTCCTGCATTGCTTGCGCCTGTTTCATCAGGCCGGCCAGTTGATTTTTCATCATGATGGTGTTTCTCCGTAAGGCTAGGGTTTGTGTTCAGTTTAATGCGCAGGCGTCTGCGGCGCCACTATCGATCCCGGGACGATGAAAGCGCCGAATTCACGGATCATGCTTTTCACGAAAGGATCGCTGGCGACCGTCGCTTCGGCCGCGCGCTGGCAGGCTTCGCGGTGGGCCTGGGCTTCGGCGCTGGTGGTGTACCACACCGCGCCGGTTTCCGACTCCACGCGCACCACGCGCTGGAAGCGCTCAGCCAGGGCGGCCGTGAGTTTT
Encoded here:
- a CDS encoding response regulator; amino-acid sequence: MLNFERSGLSQKLTIISVLSTGSALLLVFLAFALTTVLGHADDEQKQLASLADVIGASSVQALLLADRVQAEQNLAALAVKDEITRAALFDREGREFARFPAASAQPPSLSPQGIAALARRPLSERTGAPWHPLTRLYRPVRVGPHAIGAVMVEAGQLGMWLGILKSLGITGAATALSFLLAQMLASRFKGSIAEPIGKLVAAAQQVSSSQTYAQVQHSRSDELGTLIDSFNHMLAQIENRDTRLAQYRDQLERQVSVRTEQLEKAKNAAEAASQAKSAFLATMSHEIRTPMNGVLGMTELLMATRLSEEQRHYTSMVKRSGEHLLVIINDILDFSKIEAGKLTVEYIHFNFRELLDDIDYVFSPQAQAKGLDLHFEIANDIPIAICGDPNRLRQVIVNLMGNAIKFTDKGRIQLKVYVTGEDAQTVRMRFEVHDTGVGVAREARSRIFDSFSQADGSTTRKHGGTGLGLAISRQLVELMGGQIGVDNALTQGSVFWFTVQFDKRRVDGDESGFSQKSKGLRALIADPHPDSRAVLERLLGRWHLRCDSAASAAEALRLLHAGASSGQPYDAALLDMDLPGISGLALAAEIKADAALSGVRLLLLSTERCAADTVQRREAGVAFQLIKPARDCDLYECLVTPARSGEGARPMAALAPAGARLPRIKRPLRVLLAEDNPVNVEVALAMLNSLGLETICAVNGEEALAAVGAGHFDLLLMDCQMPVMDGMAATKEIRRREKQSGHARHLPVIAITANALQGDRENCLAAGMDDYLSKPFSRQALADTLSRWIALPRAASMHHGDLAPPEKPAAAQTAPPPAAAPAAAALNRHALEAIRALSADGEALLQRVIHAYVDDTPAHLQTLREAIASLNTGGIRKAAHSLKSSSANVGADVLARLCKEMELLGRADSTEGADKLLTNMEREFQTVRHSLSAILEKET
- a CDS encoding bifunctional diguanylate cyclase/phosphodiesterase, with protein sequence MGTLHSPKRGTVLVADDDPVMRLLMLEMLAQVGLNAVEAADGTAALSCFRQMCPDLVLLDVDMPGLDGFAVCREIRKMEHGATVPIIMVTGGDDLEAVTQAYEVGATDFISKPINWPILGHRVLYVLRASDAIARLRIADAHNRAVLAAIPDTFFRLSPEGFYLDYEQGHGPGATLSETRCVGRHISEVLPAPIAQHLMRELECVLDTHDIRSVDYELFNGGVLHHFEARLVNTGAGEVLGLVRDISERKRTEDQIRRLAYCDSLTGIPNRQAFLESLEHELQRSRAGGCKFAVLFMDLDSFKRINDTLGHNVGDLLLQAVSERLHETIRPGDTVSLVGHGSLARLGGDEFTILIPDLQQVEDALHVAQRVKDAMRRPFQLDGHEIFVTASIGISLYPQDGEDSSSLLKYADTAMYHAKNCGKDNAKLYSSSLTMQIMSHVKLEVGLRKALQNNELYLLYQPQVDVPSAQLVGVEALVRWRHPEHGVIPPNEFIPLAEETGLIVPIGEWVLRTACKQARAWQQACQRPVRMAVNLSAKQFKDENLSQIVVSALHDTGLEPRLLELELTEGTLMDDARATMATLDQLRGIGVYLSIDDFGTGYSSMSYLKRFDVRALKIDKSFISGLPQDSENAAITRAIIAMAHGLKMVVVAEGVETNAQLHLLEQYGCDLVQGFFLGHPSPQESIAQMLNRQRLLSVPRSGT
- the recR gene encoding recombination mediator RecR, yielding MSKSLEFLTEALRRLPGVGPKSAQRMAFHLLQHDREGAAQLSRALYQAVDAVHHCALCNTFTETETCDTCIDEERDRRLLCVVETPADQMMIEQTLTYKGLYFVLMGRLSPLDGIGPKDIHLEKLLARASDGVVNEVVLATNFTNEGEATAHYISEMLKARGLQVSRLARGVPVGGELEYVDAGTIARAMLDRRST
- a CDS encoding YciI family protein, whose protein sequence is MFVIALTYLKPAAEIDALLGAHREYLREQYANGTFLLSGRMVPRTGGIILAMADSRADIEAVFELDPFKQAGVASYAITEFVSTMAAEALSQFQHQG
- a CDS encoding YbaB/EbfC family nucleoid-associated protein, with translation MMKNQLAGLMKQAQAMQDNMKKAQESLGGIEVEGQSGAGLVKVVMTCKNDVKRVTIDPSLLADDKDMLEDLVAAAFNDAVRKAEATAAEKMSGLTAGMNLPAGFKMPF